The genomic stretch gggccgtatgaggagttatacacacaaaagtccgggccgaaacaaacttgttcttgttctcgtcacctcgggtaacGTGGAGTATAGaaaaagctttagcacacagcatcagctctgcacagcttATGTccacgttcttcttcttctggatttcctgcggtctcggctgactacagcagacacgttttcaaaaatacacacacgggggtcccatccttcactgtctctgattggtttagaccacgatatgagcctgatgtgtgtctgttgttcagAGTAATTTGGCTCATTAGATTATGATCAGTCAAAACAAGAGTAATGTCAGTTTggtaacctttttatttataattttatgtgGAAACAGTATAGTTCAGTtttcttaaatatataaatgaaacgGTGAGTCCTTCATATGGAGCATTTCttgtaagctgtttttttttaatgcctgttcttttgttgtttatagaGTCAGTTTTTGAACGATGGAGTCAGATCCCACTTGAAATCAAAAAGGAGGCTGGACAGCGGATGAAAATCTGTGTCTTTTGGCTTCCTATTCTATTGCAGCGGGACGAGTCCAGCAATGCTGTTTGCTGGGCTGCAGAAATAGGTCTAATCAGCTCAAAGTAAGCATTGCTAGCAGCCAACAATTTCCTTCCTGACTGTTTCAGGATGCTAATAAGTTTGTCATTGTCTCTTTGTAGGAACACAGAGGACCTACGTCTGAAGCACCTGCGCAAGATTGAGACAGTGGAGACAATCCTCAGAGCCTTGGAGCTAGGATCTGTAAGTTAACTGAGCCAGAGACTAAAGTTAGTGCCACCATCTCTGCCCATGAGCACAACTAGTGCAGCTCCAATAATTGTcttagatgctgtgtgtgtggattttgagttgagttgagaagGGCCAAAACAATGCTACCACATAAACATGTTCATAAGGAAATCAGGAATATTTGAAGATGGCAAATCAATAAAGAATATAGATAAGGGCAAAATGTGTGAGTTTCTGCTGATGAACATTTGTTTACCATCATTTTAGaacattgtttttggtttaaaatgctgctttgttctctgtTCTAGTTGAAAAAGGACCAAAGCAAACATGTTAAACttggtaagtgtttttttttttctcagggtagaaaatataaatttgaacacatctgtgtgtgtgtgtaaggatcaGGGTTGTTGAATTGAACTTGTGGGTGTTGCAGCATCGCACCGTTGAGGTTTTGGATGATGCCTTACGCTGGTTGGAGCAAACGGAAGAACCTGACGTAGGCACTCGCCTGATGGATCTCGGCCACGGACACACCTGCTTCACAGCTCTTCACTTTATCTTCACAGAGTGTAGGTTACAGTCATGCTCAgcgctctgctttcatccactCACTCTTCTCGTCATTCATGTGAAGCTAttgattcttgttttgtttagttgccAAGTATGTTCAAGACATGGGAGGACGCCATGAAAAGACCATGAAGTCACTGATGGCTAAACCTGGAAGTTATTCTatagaataaataatataatattatatttatataataatataaagaaagcctagagaaggttcagcctcttcctcatgagcaagaggaacagttaactctgctcaaggacagtaacgaagagctctctttaaaggtttctgaacagcagaaccccatcaactccctgccggctgaaaacacagctctccatgaacaagtgaaggagagcgaagccaggctcagacagaaggaggtccaaaaggaggaggacgcaacatctgaactcctcacaaaggggtcctctaggaaggagctgaaaaaggctaagaggctgcagaaacaacagagaaagcaggagaatagaaagaaagaagaggaactcctcacactcctgttctataaaaaaaccatcgtggctgcagagacgAGAAGAGTATGatgaaccagacctgcagtataaaacaaagaagaacaaagtgaataagagggtaaaaattaaattataaattaggGTTCAGGACATAGAGGCCATTATAACAACacttaatttagttgtgtataaagtcatatgaagggaacttGCAAAGTAAGaacttcattgctcagtgtaactgtaaagtgctgtgcatttgacaataaacttcttgaatcttgaatcctcAGTccgaaacatttacacaatcacCAACATGATGTGTAACTAAGATCGTGCGGTAATGTgactttcacaccgaggcctgtcctggtgaaAAGCGCCATGTTAGCTCATttaatggaggagctgaagaagactggactccaagctgctcctgctgatcatttatgttaggaataaaacccaaaatatcagctgttaatcactcaagtgcttttattcctgcaggaaggagcagtcacatacacagacagttgcctctgtaggagtgctcaaggtcttttcagagcagctcccttcttataccctctgttatctaacagacacagcttctcagaatacacacatcttagaataggcacaagcacaatcatatatgacagtaacatatcatgtatgagatcataggtgtaacatcacatatatttccatagtaagacatatggatagactgtctccacaaagtccagcaggccatgctgctgacacaggttaggttgtttccagaattcttccaacataACCCTGTTTATACAAagtataacaataataaaaggaagaattaagtcaaacacacacacaagctttggatataatgcatgttaaaatacACCTGAGTGATTAGACAGTAAAATAAGCATGTAAGCTTCAAGATATAGATTCGAAATAATTAAGGACTGTAATAAAAGAATAATAACAAAcagcaataacaaaaacaaaatcctgactctgttattcattatttttaccAACCAGGACGTCATCAACTTGCAACTTCATCTCTGATCTTCAGCAAGTGAATAATTAAGACTTACAGTTCAACTTCAGAGAACATACAGACTTTGTTGTTTGTGAGGTGCACACCAGGGTCATCAGACAAGATAGAACTCTCATCACCGTTTTGTTCCCTTTTATTTCCACCCACACCCCACAAAATTAACATTTAGTCAAAGCAGTGTCAAATAGTCTGacagttgtgcaaaaaaatctcagatttttacttgtttttttccagaattcgacaattctgagggaaaaaagtctcagtaaattctcagatttaagtccacctccaagaagaagccctcttgtctctctctcacacacacactttaaaaaaaataaaaaatagcctataagtgtcattttgttaaatatttaataagatataacaatataaataataacaggtggtggttctggtgtATTTACCATATGAGTGGTTCAAGCGCAGAACCTAATTAATGCTGACTGTGGTGTTAGGTAGAGATGGGGACTCGCAGTTTATTCATTAGGACTCGGGTCACACTTAATTTGACGCTcctcgattatagccaggactagtgatggccaaatgaagcaatccatcttcactcactgttctgcagtaagtctggatggaatcttgtgttgtgtgaaatatCTTCCAGGTTCAAGCCTCAAGTCACTGACGGCAAGTCTAAGTCAAGTCTCTTAATGTTCAGTGTTCGTGTTTAATGGTGTTTAATAGTGTCTAAAATGCCAATGTGACTGTTCCGTTCAGTTGCAGGGatactttcttcatttctggttttgtaATTCTTCTATGATGTCAAAACATTTGGAACACTTGATTTTTCATGCTATTGAGTATAAATTCCTAAATATAGCTTACAGAGATATAATCTCCTTTTAGATATAGATAAGAAACTTTATCAGTATATTCAAAAATTGagctaaaaaaaattgtaaaaaaagattgtattgattttgtcacagcagacagaagatTTTGTTAATATTTATCCTAGGCTGAGGGGCAGATGAGCACAGACAGGCATGCTCTGAATAGAACGGAGTATTGACCCATCCAAAGTGTGAGAGACCGCAGCGTTATAATTAATATGATCAATTATTATGCagccactgtggaaaaaaacagcaaagcagtCATAGCAACTAAAATCATTTGTTCATGTCCTTCAAAACAAACTTGCATAAAACAGGAAGGCCCTATTTTCATAAACAATGAACGATGTAAAAGACTATTCAGCCTGTTTAtgtccacagctgcagtgaaacaggctgcaaacagaacatgtaGACTCAAACTACAGGACATCTGAGGTTTGTGCATAAACCTTGTTTCATTAAACAAAGAGGTCATGCATTTGTATTCCTGTTCATGCTCTCTATGGTGGACTGGTCACGTTGATAACATCCTCCTGAATGGGccgaataaacacacagagataacacagaTAACACTCAGCACACACTGGTTAAACTGACAGTTGCAGCCATGATCCCGATGGGCCGCGGTTTGTGTCTTCCTTCTCCAGCCACCgtccaccagctgttctctgtggcaCGAGATGCCAGCATCATCCCTGATATCTCCTTGGATCCCGTCCTCACAACCTTCCTGTCACTGGActcctcagcagcactgcagcatcgATATGGTTTCCTGCAGCGGGGtatgagcagagagcagcaagcGGCGTTCAGACAGAGCCTGATCGGAGAGCTGGGGGGCAGCAGGGTCACCTATGGAGGAGTAGGGGTCATTGCTCTGGCTCTGTCCATGCTTTTTGACCAGGTTGCCCAACATGTAGGCAAAGCtgttcagttttgtgtgttttttgtagaaaaaaaatcaaaaattgtTATCTTATCAGGTCCGAGTGCAAGGATCATCCACAGAGGGCCATCTATCAACGCAGGGACCCCAGGCCATGATGATTTTTGGCATCAGTACCTCTTCAAGAATTGGCCAGCTAATTAACAGCTACCTCCGCCTCATTCCTGGCATCGCCAACAACCAGGAGACAATGGCCGAAACCATGGAGCTCTACGACAGTTTGCTGAAACTTGAACTGCTTGATCATTATGAGAGGATGATTAACAAGAAGAGAATGAGCTCAGTGTCCATGCAGCAGTGGTTGGCAGGAGCAGCTTTTCACCTGCACCTGAGACTGCACCAGGTAAGGACGGGCAGGCGAAAACTCCAGATGAAACATGTCAATGACCATATGGTGCAGTATCCACATGCTTTTTTGTGCCTTAAACTGTtgcctacattacccacaatgcaacttaACTAGTAAGAGCTCTGTTATGTCCGACAAGGTgctaaaaaacagacaagctCAGATAtacttttgttcttcttccaaCAGGTCCGTCTGAACTCTGTGCCTTTGGGATCTGCTAAATCACTGCGTTTTTCTTATAAGACAGGACTGAATCACCTGATTCAGGGCTACGCAGCTTATCTGCGCAGAAACATCcaggagactgcagctccaGGCCCACATCACACTGCAATCAATGCAGCCAGTGGTCCAAAAGAAACCAGTGCAACCAATACAACATGCTCCAGCAGTGTCCTTTTTAATATCAGTTTGGTCAGTCCAAGTGTCTCGGCTGATATATTCAATGACTCTACCACACCCAATTCAACTGCTGGAAGCTGTAAAACTCATGGCTCCACAGAGGACGTTGGACTCAACGAAGACAGGAAGGGAAACAATGACACCACTGTAGgtatgataaataaaaacacactcaatatTTCTGCTGggcacagcaggaaggaggaagaacacATGTTAGTCATCGAGCCTTGGAGAAACGTCAGTCACAACGTGCAGCACCATCCCTGTGAGTCTTCGGCCATTCAGCAAGCTCTGGTGACCCGCATTATCAACGCTCAGGACCTGGAGCGGAACAGAAACTTTTTCATTTACCGAGAGAAAGCCTTCCAGAACCtcctcagacagagggaggacttTGAGCTGAGGTCAAATTAGATCATACATCACAGGCAGATCATATTCATTGATCATGCACTTGTTGAATTAATGTAGATGAAGTATGGATGTCCTCagatgtcacctggagtcaggtgaaccatctccagcttaacacctcaaagactgaggagctggtcatcgacttcaggaagtccagcccacagccacgtccagtgaccgtcagggacgacgaggtggagattgtaggcaactacaagtacctcgggttgtggctggacaacaagctggactggacatgctgtacaagaagggccagagccgactgtacttcctgcgaagactgggagccttcaacatctgcaggaaactcctgtggatgttctaccagtctgtggtggccagtacacttttttatgctgttgtctgttgggggggtaacataaacaaaaggtgtgctaacaggctggacagacttatcaggcgggccggctctgtggtcggcatgaagctggactcgctggtgacagtggcagagaggagaacactaagaaaactactggctattgtggacgatgccagtcatcctctgcacactgtcatcagcgctcagaggagccagaacagtcacaggctgctcctccccaagagcaggaccaacagactcagagactcctttgacccccgatccatcaaactctacaactctgcttttggcaggagggggagaaggaagggaggagcacagcccgcctgatacaacacacgtgcaataatttacatgtgcaataatcctgtaccatttatgctgctgtgcaatgtttgtttacatttactgcactatactacattaccatttatgctgctgtgcaaattttttgtacacaattcctttacattactgcactatatcacatgacaatctatgctggtgtgcaatgtaaataattcctcttatcctttattttttactgcactatattctattttattctattttatcttattctatttaactcttgctctgactgttggtgttgtagtgctgctggtacccaaatttccccgagggaccttcccaaagggattaataaagtatattctattctattctattctaaaagaaaacaaactgttttgacatttcatttatttgtagtattacatgtgaaactgatgcaaagtaaaataaaacatcacggGTGTTCTCAGattctgtaaacaaatatctACAGTCTGCATCTAATGTattgaataaatcaaattaaaaacagcattgtgtATCTGTAGAGGGCGCCATCACCCACCTCTCCTCACCGGaagccagcagaggagaagaagaagaatctctcCTCCCGCCCCTTCAAACGTTGTTGTTGGATTGCTGCTGCGCTGCATGCGCGAGAAGTGCTGCACTTCCGCACACTAATATGAACAGTATACACGAAGACCACAGCTAAAGACCACAGCTATCCGGAGGTATGTGATTTTGTTGTATAACTTTTATCAAACGCTGTTTCTACTTCAGCTAGCTAAACTGCTCTCCGGGCTTAGCTCGCGGTTAGCTGCGTGCGGTGAAACAAAGTAAAGGGAAAGTGTTGGAAGGTTGCTGAACAACAGTTAAAGTGTGTCACCTTATCAGGAAATATATGTAACGTTACTACTACTGGACACAGAAGTATTTAATTTACTTCACGGGAGGAGTTACTTACTCCTAGTAGTGACTGCGCACGTTAGCTTGTTTGCTACAATGCTAACAATTGAAGGAGTGGCTTTATTTCCTGGTAGGTTGTGTTTCATAAACATacccccaaaaaagaaaaacgctaATTTGGCggactgttgttttaaatgtaattacccAAAACAGTGAACGACTTTATCTGTACACTGTCTGAATTAACTACGTGCCTAGAAGACAACTGAACAGTCAATAGAAAGACTCTCAGGTGTATTACAGGTAAGCTAGCTAGTTTTGCTATTGGGCTGCATCTAACAATGCTAATAGCGCTGAGTCAGACTAGTGATGGGAAATATACAGAGCTCAGTGTTGTCAATGAAACAATATTTGTGAAAACAAGCGCTCGACAGTTAGTATTTCCCCCCcaatcattattttatcactttgtgttttaaataaagctttatgtAGCTGTCGGAGACTCGGAACCGACGTTTGGGCTGTGTCGGAAGTAGCCCGGTCAGCTATGAATGAGCACCCGACATGTGCGTGTCGTGACTCGTGTGTTTCGTTTTTGTTGAACAGAgagctacagaacaaagaatcacacctcactgagagagaatgtcattaatgtttgttatcatctttctctttttaagtctcatactgagtgaatgtgctgtctgttttacatatggacacatggaaccgcatggttgtgatttaatgacacgtgtcagtttttttctctctatgaaacatgctgaactataataaaactcttaagtactgtcagacctggctggatggcattaaggagccatacaacgactatacattatttacaatattacattattaattattaattgtaaccggaaggttactggacaaccctgctatacttgggcaagacactttacctgcatagcctccagtgtactcactggtgtatggcactctttgctgggctgccttaagcaatttccccattgtgggactaatacaggtttcaaattttatttattaaaatatagatattactgttttctattggtcattgataaacttttgtttttctttttgctacagaaaaatgatacagttatcacttttcgtccacaaggtaaggaacattcgaggcatttcatgcagcaatgtcataaatatttactcaacaatttgatcacatatttactcactaacagtgattgcacctccatcagctgacaTCTAACCTAGACTCTAACtaaagcttttaaattacaccttcaacaggcacattgactcttaaattagtgatttctgagcctggatttacttacagtggcttgcaaaagtattcataccccttgaacttttccacattttctcacattatgcaaaagtattcagcccccctgaggcaatacgttgtggaacccccttttgctgcaattatagctgcaagtcttttggggtatgtctcagttttcagatcttgccacagattctcgattgtatttaggtctggactttgactgggtcattctaacacattaatatgtttcattttaaaccattccactgtagctttggctttatgtttagggttgttgtcctgttggaaggtgaatctccgccccagtatcaagtgttttgcagactccaacaggttttcctccaagattgccctgtatttggctccatccatcttcccatcaactctgacctgcttccctgtccctgctgaagagaagcagccccagagcacgatgctgccaccaccatgtttgacagtgggtatggtgtgttcagagtgatgtgcagtgttaggtttccgccacatatagcgttttgcatttaggccaaaaagttcaattttggtctcatctgaccagagtgccttcttccacatgattgctaggtcactcacatggcttctggcaaactgcaaacaggacttcttgtggttttctttaacaatggctttcttaatgccactcttcaattaagtccagatttgtgcagtgcatgactgatagttgtcccatggccagattcccccaccttagctgtagatctctgcaattcatccacagtcactatgggcctcttggctgcgtctctgattagtgctctccttgtttggcctgttagtttaggtggatgaccatgtctcagtaggtttacagttgtgccatactccttccattcgccgatgatggactgaacagtggtctgtgagatgttcaaagcttgggaaatctttgtatagcctaaccctgctttaaatatcaccacaactttattcctgacctgtctgctgtgttccttgcacttcatgatgctgtttgcgccccagtattctctcaacaaaccacagaggccgtcacagaacagctgtatttggactgagattaaattacacacaggttgactgtatctagtcattaggtcaacattcgatcagtcagaaatcatcaggcaacttctgaaggcaattggatgcattcagagaaaagggggctgaatacttttgcacactgcacctttcagttttttatttgtaaaaaaaaaaaattaactcatgtttaactttctttctacgtcacaactgtatgccactttgtgttggtctttcacataacattccaataaaatatatttatttttgtgggaataatgtgagaaaatgtggaaaagttcaaggggtatgaatacttttgcaagccactgtacagGCATCCCAGATTAGAGTGTAGAAAGTAATGTTGTGCCCTACTTTGCTTGGATGACTTGGACAGTGTGATTTAATTTTAcaatacagggctctagactaactttttgcactggtgtgcctaactttttttcttgtgcaccggcacaaaatgtaggtgcaccgcatcacacttaatccatatatttttgtacgcatcagtacattttgtacatatgaacgggcttaataatcacatatcatcctaaaatgaatttggaccttgtgtaatgaacacaatactttttaaatgggcgtttgtcatgtaaccatgtactgtaactccttaaaacgagtgaatcagccttcatgaatgcaaccacacaggtcaaataatactgtccgtcagacctgttctgtctgttataatgctacgagcacgtcacgccccctccctgaacattaccggctcgttatcatcactcattcaggtcaacagcacattagcaaaacctgcatagtagcaacaaatcttcctccgccgctacatgttcacctaaactgaagtttctgctgttcagcagcgaaatgtgtctgtgtgttcacgcGGTGCaatgagagggccgtatgaggagttatacacacaaaagtccgggccgaaacaaacttgttcttgttctcgtcacctcgggtaacGTGGAGTATAGaaaaagctttagcacacagcatcagctctgcacagcttATGTccacgttcttcttcttctggatttcctgcggtctcggctgactacagcagacacgttttcaaaaatacacacacgggGTTCCcat from Parambassis ranga chromosome 14, fParRan2.1, whole genome shotgun sequence encodes the following:
- the LOC114446123 gene encoding uncharacterized protein LOC114446123 isoform X2, with amino-acid sequence MIPMGRGLCLPSPATVHQLFSVARDASIIPDISLDPVLTTFLSLDSSAALQHRYGFLQRGMSREQQAAFRQSLIGELGGSRVTYGGVGVIALALSMLFDQVRVQGSSTEGHLSTQGPQAMMIFGISTSSRIGQLINSYLRLIPGIANNQETMAETMELYDSLLKLELLDHYERMINKKRMSSVSMQQWLAGAAFHLHLRLHQVRLNSVPLGSAKSLRFSYKTGLNHLIQGYAAYLRRNIQETAAPGPHHTAINAASGPKETSATNTTCSSSVLFNISLVSPSVSADIFNDSTTPNSTAGSCKTHGSTEDVGLNEDRKGNNDTTVGMINKNTLNISAGHSRKEEEHMLVIEPWRNVSHNVQHHPCESSAIQQALVTRIINAQDLERNRNFFIYREKAFQNLLRQREDFELRSN
- the LOC114446123 gene encoding uncharacterized protein LOC114446123 isoform X1, whose amino-acid sequence is MIPMGRGLCLPSPATVHQLFSVARDASIIPDISLDPVLTTFLSLDSSAALQHRYGFLQRGMSREQQAAFRQSLIGELGGSRVTYGGVGVIALALSMLFDQVAQHVRVQGSSTEGHLSTQGPQAMMIFGISTSSRIGQLINSYLRLIPGIANNQETMAETMELYDSLLKLELLDHYERMINKKRMSSVSMQQWLAGAAFHLHLRLHQVRLNSVPLGSAKSLRFSYKTGLNHLIQGYAAYLRRNIQETAAPGPHHTAINAASGPKETSATNTTCSSSVLFNISLVSPSVSADIFNDSTTPNSTAGSCKTHGSTEDVGLNEDRKGNNDTTVGMINKNTLNISAGHSRKEEEHMLVIEPWRNVSHNVQHHPCESSAIQQALVTRIINAQDLERNRNFFIYREKAFQNLLRQREDFELRSN